One window of Microbacterium sediminis genomic DNA carries:
- the mtnN gene encoding 5'-methylthioadenosine/S-adenosylhomocysteine nucleosidase, producing the protein MTAFVIQVAMPEEAQPFLAAASEASEPLRIGRAEHRGIVIDGRTVVLVVSGIGMVNAADAAAGAIHRYGPDVAIISAGTAGGLAAEVAVGDVIVGEAAVNVEADARAFGYVLGQTPGMPASYPADERLRAALAAGAEGVSVRVGSAGAGDKFVTVDLAHRLRELFPALLSIDMETAAVAQTAGNHGARFAVARGVSDLCAPDASQFETHVDDAAERSARVVIAALGRL; encoded by the coding sequence GTGACAGCGTTCGTGATCCAGGTCGCCATGCCCGAGGAGGCGCAGCCGTTCCTGGCCGCCGCGAGCGAGGCCAGCGAGCCGCTGCGCATCGGCCGCGCCGAGCATCGCGGCATCGTGATCGACGGCCGCACGGTCGTGCTCGTGGTCTCGGGAATCGGCATGGTGAACGCCGCCGACGCCGCGGCCGGCGCGATCCACCGCTACGGCCCCGACGTCGCGATCATCAGCGCCGGCACCGCGGGCGGGCTCGCGGCCGAGGTCGCGGTGGGCGACGTGATCGTGGGCGAGGCCGCCGTGAACGTCGAGGCCGACGCGCGCGCGTTCGGCTACGTGCTCGGGCAGACGCCCGGCATGCCCGCGAGCTACCCCGCCGACGAGCGGCTGCGCGCGGCGCTCGCCGCGGGCGCCGAGGGGGTCTCGGTGCGAGTCGGCTCCGCCGGCGCGGGCGACAAGTTCGTCACGGTCGACCTCGCGCACCGGCTGCGCGAGCTGTTCCCCGCGCTGCTGTCGATCGACATGGAGACCGCCGCGGTCGCGCAGACCGCCGGGAACCACGGCGCCCGCTTCGCCGTCGCCCGCGGGGTGAGCGATCTGTGCGCCCCCGACGCCAGCCAGTTCGAGACGCACGTCGACGACGCCGCGGAGCGCTCCGCCCGCGTGGTCATCGCCGCGCTGGGGCGCCTGTGA